In one Niallia taxi genomic region, the following are encoded:
- a CDS encoding GNAT family N-acetyltransferase has protein sequence MTHQSYEIRELENEQEWIKAFSIMKQLRTQLDEDSYLELVKEATQKENYKMAALFINSKMIAVTGFMPMITLYNGRFTWVCDLVTDNSYRSKGYGEALIEYVQNWSKENGFDIVSLSSGLQRKDAHRFYEQKMGYNKTSYVYLKKV, from the coding sequence ATGACACATCAATCATATGAAATTAGAGAATTAGAAAACGAACAAGAATGGATTAAAGCCTTCTCCATAATGAAACAATTAAGAACTCAGCTAGATGAGGATAGTTATCTAGAATTAGTTAAGGAAGCAACGCAAAAGGAAAATTACAAAATGGCTGCTTTATTTATTAATAGTAAGATGATTGCTGTAACAGGCTTTATGCCTATGATAACTCTGTATAATGGCAGGTTTACGTGGGTTTGCGATTTAGTCACTGATAATTCCTATCGTTCAAAAGGATACGGAGAAGCCCTTATTGAGTATGTTCAGAATTGGTCAAAGGAAAATGGTTTTGATATCGTCTCTCTCTCTTCCGGATTACAACGCAAAGATGCTCACCGCTTTTATGAGCAAAAAATGGGATACAATAAAACTAGTTATGTATATTTGAAAAAAGTATAA
- the pdxR gene encoding MocR-like pyridoxine biosynthesis transcription factor PdxR produces the protein MIEITPLLESEHKSPLYIQLSNYIKQEIYSKRIKPGEKLPSKRKLADHLGLSINTIQNAYEQLISEGLVESILRKGLYIKVLEDELPHAFINNEKSQLPSCEKSINIEFDFNSGRVDLEHFPYSVWKNLSIQSLYEDQGELLNIGNPQGELLLREEIAKYLFMSRGVKCFPEQIVIGAGTQVLITILSLLIDKDNLYGLENPGFHRTKKLLQDLGKATIAIPLDKDGINMEQLKNTGASVVYVTPSHQFPIGMIMPLNRRLELLKWAESKDGYIIEDDYDGEYRYEGKPIPSLQGLDKLGNVIYMGTFSKALIPSIRISYMVLPPRLLKKYQENLLLYKQTVSRLHQDTLYRFMKEGYWQSHLNKMRTLYRKKHFFLMDSINKHLNNKVRVIGEKSGLHLILEADKSWQEKELVDRALKEGVKVYPLSVYYENGINVNSSVLLGFGGLSETQIDMGIQLLKKAWQID, from the coding sequence ATGATTGAAATTACACCTTTATTAGAAAGTGAACATAAATCTCCACTCTATATACAATTATCCAACTACATAAAACAAGAAATCTATTCAAAAAGGATAAAACCAGGAGAGAAATTACCCTCTAAAAGAAAATTAGCTGATCATTTAGGGCTTAGTATAAATACAATCCAAAATGCATATGAGCAATTGATATCAGAAGGGCTTGTGGAAAGTATACTTCGAAAAGGACTGTATATAAAAGTATTAGAGGACGAACTACCCCATGCATTCATTAACAATGAAAAAAGCCAGTTACCTAGTTGTGAAAAAAGTATAAATATTGAGTTTGATTTTAATTCAGGCAGAGTGGATTTAGAACATTTCCCTTATTCCGTGTGGAAAAACTTATCTATTCAATCATTATATGAGGATCAAGGTGAGCTATTAAATATAGGGAACCCTCAAGGTGAGTTATTGTTAAGGGAAGAAATAGCTAAATATTTATTTATGTCTAGAGGTGTTAAATGTTTTCCGGAACAGATTGTAATTGGAGCTGGTACGCAGGTTCTAATAACAATACTTTCCTTATTAATCGATAAGGATAATTTATACGGATTAGAGAATCCTGGATTTCATCGTACCAAAAAACTCCTGCAAGATTTGGGAAAAGCTACTATAGCAATCCCCTTAGATAAAGATGGTATTAATATGGAGCAATTAAAAAATACTGGAGCTTCTGTAGTATATGTCACACCATCGCATCAGTTTCCAATTGGAATGATTATGCCTCTAAACCGCAGGCTTGAATTGTTAAAATGGGCCGAGTCTAAAGACGGCTATATTATTGAAGATGACTATGATGGTGAATATCGTTATGAGGGTAAGCCAATTCCGTCTTTACAAGGGCTAGATAAATTAGGAAATGTAATCTATATGGGGACATTCTCTAAAGCATTAATACCATCTATTCGAATTAGTTATATGGTGCTTCCGCCAAGATTACTGAAAAAATATCAAGAAAATCTATTGCTGTATAAACAAACAGTCTCTCGCCTTCATCAAGATACGTTATATCGTTTTATGAAAGAGGGTTATTGGCAAAGTCATTTAAATAAAATGAGAACGCTCTATCGCAAAAAGCATTTTTTCCTAATGGATTCCATTAATAAGCATCTGAATAATAAAGTGAGAGTAATAGGAGAAAAATCAGGTCTTCACCTCATACTTGAGGCAGATAAAAGCTGGCAAGAAAAGGAGCTTGTAGATAGAGCATTAAAAGAAGGAGTAAAAGTATATCCTTTATCTGTTTATTATGAAAATGGTATCAACGTTAATTCGAGTGTGTTATTGGGATTCGGAGGTTTATCGGAAACACAGATAGATATGGGAATTCAGTTGTTAAAAAAGGCTTGGCAGATAGACTAA
- a CDS encoding quinone oxidoreductase family protein: MKAMILREANKLKLEEKETPNPGSKEVVVQLRAAALNRRDLMVVQGRYPGMQLPAIPGSDGAGVVIAVGDEVNNVRNGDEVIINPGLNWGNDRNQKRADFSILGNPTDGTYAQYVKVPAENVYSKPSHLSWEEAAALPLAGLTAYRALVTKGGVKKGETVLIPGVGGGVATFLVQFASALGAHVYVTSSKEEKIEKAKSFGATGGVNYTLDNWSEELQKLTGGIDLSIDSIGGEVFTTLVSIGKIGSRIVSFGATRGPVPNLLLPSMTVKEISVIGSTMGSSQDFADMVKFVEKHEIRPILDKTFSLEEATEALVRLEKGENLGKIVLSIPQDKRSFI, translated from the coding sequence ATGAAAGCAATGATATTAAGAGAAGCAAACAAGCTGAAGCTGGAAGAGAAAGAAACACCTAATCCCGGTTCGAAAGAAGTCGTGGTTCAATTACGAGCTGCAGCTCTTAATCGACGAGATTTGATGGTCGTACAAGGGCGGTATCCTGGTATGCAGTTGCCTGCTATTCCCGGCTCCGATGGTGCAGGAGTAGTAATTGCAGTTGGTGATGAAGTTAATAATGTCAGAAACGGGGATGAAGTGATTATCAATCCCGGTCTTAATTGGGGCAATGACAGGAACCAAAAACGAGCTGATTTCTCCATTCTTGGAAATCCTACTGACGGAACCTATGCCCAATATGTGAAGGTGCCAGCAGAAAATGTTTATTCAAAACCTTCCCATTTATCTTGGGAAGAAGCGGCAGCGCTCCCGCTTGCTGGTTTGACCGCCTACCGTGCTCTCGTAACAAAGGGTGGAGTAAAGAAAGGTGAAACCGTGCTGATCCCTGGAGTAGGCGGAGGAGTAGCAACCTTTCTCGTTCAGTTTGCATCCGCACTCGGTGCACATGTTTATGTAACATCCAGCAAAGAAGAAAAAATCGAAAAAGCAAAAAGCTTTGGTGCAACCGGAGGAGTCAACTACACATTAGATAATTGGTCAGAGGAATTGCAGAAATTAACTGGCGGCATTGATCTATCCATCGACAGTATTGGCGGGGAAGTATTTACAACACTGGTGTCAATTGGTAAGATTGGAAGCCGAATCGTTAGCTTCGGAGCGACAAGAGGACCAGTACCAAATCTCCTTTTGCCAAGTATGACTGTAAAAGAAATTTCAGTGATAGGCTCAACAATGGGGAGTTCACAGGATTTTGCTGATATGGTCAAGTTCGTGGAAAAACACGAGATTCGCCCTATTTTGGACAAAACTTTTTCACTGGAGGAAGCAACCGAGGCACTAGTGAGATTGGAAAAGGGAGAAAACCTAGGAAAAATCGTTTTGTCCATTCCACAAGATAAAAGATCCTTCATTTAA